From Vigna unguiculata cultivar IT97K-499-35 chromosome 5, ASM411807v1, whole genome shotgun sequence, the proteins below share one genomic window:
- the LOC114185101 gene encoding ras-related protein RABD2a, whose product MNPEYDYLFKLLLIGDSGVGKSCLLLRFADDSYIESYISTIGVDFKIRTVEQDGKTIKLQIWDTAGQERFRTITSSYYRGAHGIIIVYDVTDEDSFNNVKQWLSEIDRYASDSVNKLLVGNKCDLADNRAVSYDTAKAFADEIGIPFMETSAKDATNVEQAFMAMSASIKNRMASQPANNARPPTVQIRGQPVAQKGGCCSS is encoded by the exons ATGAATCCCGAATA TGATTATCTGTTCAAGCTCCTTCTTATTGGAGACTCTGGTGTTGGAAAATCATGTCTTCTTCTGAGATTTGCT GATGATTCATACATAGAGAGCTACATCAGCACCATTGGAGTTGATTTT aaaatacgtACAGTTGAGCAGGATGGAAAGACCATCAAACTCCAAATT TGGGACACAGCTGGGCAAGAACGATTTAGGACAATCACCAGTAGCTACTACCGTGGAGCCCATGGGATCATT ATTGTTTATGACGTGACAGATGAAGACAGTTTCAACAATGTGAAGCAGTGGCTCAGTGAAATTGACCGCTATGCAAGTGATAGTGTTAACAAGCTTTTGGTTGGCAACAAGTGCGATCTGGCAGATAATAGAGCTGTGTCATATGATACAGCTAAA GCATTTGCAGATGAAATAGGCATACCTTTTATGGAAACAAGTGCCAAAGATGCTACAAACGTTGAACAAGCTTTCATGGCAATGTCTGCATCAATCAAGAATAG AATGGCAAGCCAACCCGCAAATAACGCAAGGCCTCCAACAGTGCAGATCAGGGGACAGCCAGTTGCACAGAAAGGTGGATGCTGCTCTTCCTAA